A region from the Fundulus heteroclitus isolate FHET01 chromosome 22, MU-UCD_Fhet_4.1, whole genome shotgun sequence genome encodes:
- the LOC105917597 gene encoding acylphosphatase-2: MSAGGNLVSVDFEIFGHVQGVCFRMYTEKEGLRLGLVGWVKNTHGGTVVGQVQGPADQVEEMKVWLSKEGSPTSRITKAKFTNQKAIDTVEMSGFKTRF, encoded by the exons ATGTCTGCAGGAGGAAACCTGGTGTCGGTGGACTTTGAGATCTTCGGTCACGTTCAGG GTGTCTGCTTCAGAATG TACACAGAGAAGGAGGGTCTGCGGCTGGGCCTGGTGGGCTGGGTGAAGAACACCCACGGCGGAACGGTGGTGGGACAGGTGCAGGGTCCGGCTGACCAGGTGGAGGAGAT gaagGTGTGGTTGAGTAAAGAAGGAAGTCCAACGAGTCGGATCACCAAAGCCAAGTTCACCAACCAGAAAGCCATCGATACGGTGGAGATGTCCGGCTTCAAGACTCggttctga